A portion of the Zymoseptoria tritici IPO323 chromosome 8, whole genome shotgun sequence genome contains these proteins:
- a CDS encoding uncharacterized protein (putative secreted protein unknown function, probable unique to M graminicola): protein MAIFKTLVLASSLASTAWSTSPYQQDSQETPYYRDYFYVGGSYVDDGAGGHIYSNQMYVEKLQSFQSTQSSLPPIVMIHGQAQTGTNFLNKPDGGTGWASNYLSDGHTVYIVDQTFRGRSPWAPGAGRPLPSTYSAELIQQRFTAVQDYNLWPQAKLHTQWPDSGRMGSPVFDAFYSSNVQFINNATYQQSTVQTAGASLLDRIGEPVILFGHSQGTLMPLLIADARPALTKAIILIEPTGPPFQDAVFSTRDTRPYGLTDIPLTYSPPISSPSELIRQTYPPPVANADNSTIPCILQAESPSPRQLPNLASKPVLIVTGEASYHAPYDYCTAAFLKQAGVERTEHVELAKEGIEGNGHLMFMERNSDVVWRRVQKWIYLPPLRRTSRTFPSTSSLKPPSPALLPSISNNAPLTPTTSLSIALLLLLTTLTTATLDPATSNTKSKNPSQPGW, encoded by the exons ATGGCTATTTTCAAGACTCTCGTTCTGGCCTCGAGCCTCGCCAGCACAGCCTGGTCAACATCACCCTACCAACAAGACTCCCAAGAAACACCCTACTACCGCGACTACTTCTACGTCGGCGGCAGCTATGTCGACGACGGCGCCGGCGGCCACATCTACAGCAACCAGATGTACGTCGAGAAGCTCCAGTCCTTCCAGTCCACCcaatcctccctccctcccatcGTCATGATCCACGGCCAAGCTCAAACCGGCACAAACTTCCTCAACAAACCCGACGGCGGAACAGGCTGGGCATCAAACTACCTCTCCGACGGACACACCGTCTACATCGTCGACCAGACCTTCCGCGGGCGTTCACCCTGGGCACCCGGCGCAGGCCGTCCCCTCCCATCAACCTACTCCGCCGAACTCATCCAACAACGCTTCACAGCCGTGCAAGACTACAACCTCTGGCCGCAAGCAAAACTCCACACCCAATGGCCCGACTCCGGCCGCATGGGCAGCCCCGTCTTCGACGCCTTCTACTCTTCCAACGTGCAATTCATCAACAACGCAACTTACCAGCAATCCACCGTGCAAACCGCCGGCGCCTCACTCCTCGACCGCATCGGCGAACCAGTCATCCTCTTCGGCCACAGTCAGGGAACCCTCATGcccctcctcatcgccgacgCACGACCCGCTCTCACCAAGGcaatcatcctcatcgaacCCACTGGCCCGCCCTTTCAAGACGCCGTCTTCTCCACTCGCGACACTCGCCCCTACGGCCTCACCGACATACCACTCACCTACTCCCCTCCCATCTCCAGCCCTTCCGAGCTCATCCGGCAGACCTACCCTCCTCCCGTGGCAAATGCGGATAACTCCACGATCCCCTGTATTCTGCAAGCCGAATCCCCAAGTCCGAGACAGCTGCCGAATTTGGCCTCCAAGCCGGTATTGATCGTAACGGGCGAAGCGAGTTATCACGCTCCGTATGATTATTGTACGGCGGCGTTTTTGAAGCAGGCGGGGGTGGAACGGACGGAGCATGTGGAGTTGGCGAAAGAAGGGATTGAGGGGAATGGACATTTGATGTTTATGGAGAGGAATAGTGATGTTGTGTGGAGGAGGGTGCAGAAGTGG ATATATCTCCCACCTCTCCGTCGCACCTCTCGAACATTCCCTTCCACTTCATCCCTGAAACCGCCATCACCAGCTCTCCTTCCATCAATCAGCAACAATGCACCTCTCACACCtaccacctccctctccatcgccctcctcctcctcctcaccaccctcacgACCGCAACTCTCGACCCTGCGACTTCAAACACAAAGAGCAAGAACCCTTCCCAACCGGGATGGTGA
- a CDS encoding uncharacterized protein (secreted small (93aa) peptide. Theoretical pI: 6.51 No hits with protein databases (neither hypothetical). Probable Mg specific protein (novel gene). Unknown function.) gives MRQPRLASLPQRTMRMLVIGSPVCSTWRSCRRRTRGFVLRQAGCLFSFVVFLAEMVVVWCG, from the exons ATGCGCCAGCCTCGTCTTGCCAGTCTG CCGCAACGGACAATGCGAATGTTGGTGATTGGATCGCCGGTCTGCTCGACTTGGCGAAGTTGCCGGCGACGAACGCGTGGGTTTGTTTTGAGACAAGCAGGGTGTTTGTTCAgtttcgtcgtcttcttggcggagatggtggtggtgtggtgtGGATGA